A stretch of Henckelia pumila isolate YLH828 chromosome 4, ASM3356847v2, whole genome shotgun sequence DNA encodes these proteins:
- the LOC140864041 gene encoding uncharacterized protein isoform X3: protein MLPNKIEKQNKCQSIDSMSPASVCQGIAILSEIFETGNGSSVAIENIGLIALTRVGSRSMVQISAGFMLFFSVLGEIWSSLCLHSNAYRGCVVLPLLCLCWGSVGLVLAECSLGRPMLIHHALDEQHLGRISRSQKQPKIQSFMLKSSEDTNVRSIEWDK from the exons ATGCTACCGAATAAGATAGAG AAACAGAATAAATGTCAGAGCATAGATTCCATGTCTCCTGCTTCTGTATGCCAGGGTATTGCTATCTTgtctgaaatttttgaaactGGGAATGGATCGTCGGTAGCCAT TGAGAACATTGGCCTGATAGCACTTACACGAGTTGGTAGCCGAAGCATGGTACAGATATCTGCTGGATTCATGCTTTTCTTCTCTGTTCTTGG GGAAATTTGGAGCAGTCTTTGCTTACATTCCAATGCCTATCGTGGATGcgttgtgctgcctcttctttgCTTATGTTG GGGATCAGTTGGTTTGGTTTTAGCTGAATGCTCACTCGGCCGCCCGATGCTAATTCATCATGCTCTCGATGAACAACACCTT GGAAGAATTTCGCGGTCACAAAAGCAACCCAAGATTCAAAGCTTTATGCTCAAGTCTTCTGAAG ACACAAACGTGAGAAGTATTGAGTGGGACAAATAA
- the LOC140864041 gene encoding uncharacterized protein isoform X5, protein MLPNKIEKQNKCQSIDSMSPASVCQGIAILSEIFETGNGSSVAIENIGLIALTRVGSRSMVQISAGFMLFFSVLGEIWSSLCLHSNAYRGCVVLPLLCLCWGSVGLVLAECSLGRPMLIHHALDEQHLNFAVTKATQDSKLYAQVF, encoded by the exons ATGCTACCGAATAAGATAGAG AAACAGAATAAATGTCAGAGCATAGATTCCATGTCTCCTGCTTCTGTATGCCAGGGTATTGCTATCTTgtctgaaatttttgaaactGGGAATGGATCGTCGGTAGCCAT TGAGAACATTGGCCTGATAGCACTTACACGAGTTGGTAGCCGAAGCATGGTACAGATATCTGCTGGATTCATGCTTTTCTTCTCTGTTCTTGG GGAAATTTGGAGCAGTCTTTGCTTACATTCCAATGCCTATCGTGGATGcgttgtgctgcctcttctttgCTTATGTTG GGGATCAGTTGGTTTGGTTTTAGCTGAATGCTCACTCGGCCGCCCGATGCTAATTCATCATGCTCTCGATGAACAACACCTT AATTTCGCGGTCACAAAAGCAACCCAAGATTCAAAGCTTTATGCTCAAGTCTTCTGA
- the LOC140864041 gene encoding uncharacterized protein isoform X1 — MLPNKIEKQNKCQSIDSMSPASVCQGIAILSEIFETGNGSSVAIENIGLIALTRVGSRSMVQISAGFMLFFSVLGEIWSSLCLHSNAYRGCVVLPLLCLCWGSVGLVLAECSLGRPMLIHHALDEQHLFCFCFLCWKLKSREEFRGHKSNPRFKALCSSLLKTQT; from the exons ATGCTACCGAATAAGATAGAG AAACAGAATAAATGTCAGAGCATAGATTCCATGTCTCCTGCTTCTGTATGCCAGGGTATTGCTATCTTgtctgaaatttttgaaactGGGAATGGATCGTCGGTAGCCAT TGAGAACATTGGCCTGATAGCACTTACACGAGTTGGTAGCCGAAGCATGGTACAGATATCTGCTGGATTCATGCTTTTCTTCTCTGTTCTTGG GGAAATTTGGAGCAGTCTTTGCTTACATTCCAATGCCTATCGTGGATGcgttgtgctgcctcttctttgCTTATGTTG GGGATCAGTTGGTTTGGTTTTAGCTGAATGCTCACTCGGCCGCCCGATGCTAATTCATCATGCTCTCGATGAACAACACCTT TtctgtttttgttttctttgcTGGAAATTGAAATCAAGGGAAGAATTTCGCGGTCACAAAAGCAACCCAAGATTCAAAGCTTTATGCTCAAGTCTTCTGAAG ACACAAACGTGA
- the LOC140864041 gene encoding nucleobase-ascorbate transporter 12-like isoform X4 translates to MLPNKIEGIAILSEIFETGNGSSVAIENIGLIALTRVGSRSMVQISAGFMLFFSVLGEIWSSLCLHSNAYRGCVVLPLLCLCWGSVGLVLAECSLGRPMLIHHALDEQHLFCFCFLCWKLKSREEFRGHKSNPRFKALCSSLLKTQT, encoded by the exons ATGCTACCGAATAAGATAGAG GGTATTGCTATCTTgtctgaaatttttgaaactGGGAATGGATCGTCGGTAGCCAT TGAGAACATTGGCCTGATAGCACTTACACGAGTTGGTAGCCGAAGCATGGTACAGATATCTGCTGGATTCATGCTTTTCTTCTCTGTTCTTGG GGAAATTTGGAGCAGTCTTTGCTTACATTCCAATGCCTATCGTGGATGcgttgtgctgcctcttctttgCTTATGTTG GGGATCAGTTGGTTTGGTTTTAGCTGAATGCTCACTCGGCCGCCCGATGCTAATTCATCATGCTCTCGATGAACAACACCTT TtctgtttttgttttctttgcTGGAAATTGAAATCAAGGGAAGAATTTCGCGGTCACAAAAGCAACCCAAGATTCAAAGCTTTATGCTCAAGTCTTCTGAAG ACACAAACGTGA
- the LOC140864041 gene encoding uncharacterized protein isoform X2: protein MLPNKIENKCQSIDSMSPASVCQGIAILSEIFETGNGSSVAIENIGLIALTRVGSRSMVQISAGFMLFFSVLGEIWSSLCLHSNAYRGCVVLPLLCLCWGSVGLVLAECSLGRPMLIHHALDEQHLFCFCFLCWKLKSREEFRGHKSNPRFKALCSSLLKTQT, encoded by the exons ATGCTACCGAATAAGATAGAG AATAAATGTCAGAGCATAGATTCCATGTCTCCTGCTTCTGTATGCCAGGGTATTGCTATCTTgtctgaaatttttgaaactGGGAATGGATCGTCGGTAGCCAT TGAGAACATTGGCCTGATAGCACTTACACGAGTTGGTAGCCGAAGCATGGTACAGATATCTGCTGGATTCATGCTTTTCTTCTCTGTTCTTGG GGAAATTTGGAGCAGTCTTTGCTTACATTCCAATGCCTATCGTGGATGcgttgtgctgcctcttctttgCTTATGTTG GGGATCAGTTGGTTTGGTTTTAGCTGAATGCTCACTCGGCCGCCCGATGCTAATTCATCATGCTCTCGATGAACAACACCTT TtctgtttttgttttctttgcTGGAAATTGAAATCAAGGGAAGAATTTCGCGGTCACAAAAGCAACCCAAGATTCAAAGCTTTATGCTCAAGTCTTCTGAAG ACACAAACGTGA